CGCTACCGCAGGGGCACCGATTTCATCCAGCAGATGGTCTTTCCCGGCGGCATGCTGCCGTCCGCCGCCGCCTTCACGAAACAGGCGAACAAGGCCGGACTGGAGGTGCGCGAGGCCTTCGCCTTCGGCCGCGACTACGCGCGCACCCTGGCCGAGTGGGCGCGCAGCTTCGAGGCGGCCTGGCCGCAGATCGCCCGCCTCGGCTTCGACGAGCGCTTCCGCCGCCTCTGGCGCTTCTACCTCGCCTACTGCGAGGCCGGCTTTGCCGCCGGCTCCACCGACGTCGTGCAGTTCGAGCTGGCGCGCGCGCGATGAGGCCCTGGCTGCTCCTACTCATGCTGCTCGCCGCGCCGGCGCAGGCGCTGCCCGAGGCGGTGCGCGCCGAAACCGACTGGCGGCGCTGGGGCAGCGGCGAGATGAGCTGGCTCGGCTTCAAGCTCTACCGCGCCACGCTGTGGGTGGCGGGCGAAGCGCCGGCGGAACCCCGGCCGCCGCTCGCCCTGGTGCTGGAATACCGGCGCGCCATCCCCGGCGAGCGCATCGTCCGCGCCAGCGAGGAGGAGATGCGCCGCCTCGGCGCCGACGAAGCGGCGCTGGCGCGCTGGGGCGCGGCGATGCGCGCGCTGTTTCCCGACGTCGCGCCGGGCGACACCCTCACCGGCATCCACCTGCCGTCCGGCGGAACGCGCTTCTACTTCCGCGAGCGGCTGCTCGGCGACATCGCCGACGCCGAGTTCGCGCAACGCTTCTTCGACATCTGGCTCGATCCGCGCACGCGCGCACCGGCCGTGCGCAGCGCCCTGCTGCAGGGGCCGCCGGAGTGAACACCGCACTCGCGCCGCGCCACTGGCTCGCCTACGGCGCGCTCGGCCTGCCGCTGGCGATGGCGGCGCTGCCGGTGTACGTGCATGTGCCGCGCTTCTACGCCGAGTCGGTCGGCATCGACCTCACCCTGCTCGGCGCCGTCCTGCTCGCCGCGCGCCTGCTCGACGCCGGACTCGATCCGCTCATCGGCTGGTGGGGCGACCGGCGCCAGGCGCGGCGCGGCATGATCCTGCTGGCGCTGCCCTGCCTGGCGCTGGGCATGTTGGCGCTCATGCATCCGCCCGCGGCGCACGCATTGCCGTGGCTCGCCGGCGCGCTCGCCCTCACCTACTTCGGCTACAGCCTGGCCACCATCGCCCTGCAGGCCTGGGGCGCCGAACTCGGCCGCGACGCGCGCGAGCGCACCCTGCTCACTGCCAGCCGCGAGGGCTTCGGCCTGCTCGGCGTCGTCATCGCCGCGGTGCTGCCCGGCCTGCTCGCCGCCGATGCCGCGAGCGGGCTGTCGCGCCTGGCCTGGGTCTTCGTCGCCACGCTCGCCGTGCTGGCGGGACTGACTTTGCTCGGCGCGCCGCGCCCGCCGCGGCTCGAGGCCAGAACGCAGAATGCCGCGCCGCCGCTCGCCGCGCTCGGCGACGCCGCCTTCCGGCGCCTGCTCGCGGTCTACCTCGCCAGCGGCATCGCCGCCGCGCTGCCGGCCACCCTGGTGCTGTTCTTCGTCGCCGACGTGCTGCAGGCGGAAGCCTGGGGCGGCGCCTTCCTCGCCCTCTATTTCGTTGCCGGCGCGGCCGGCCTGCCCGCCTGGGTGACGCTGGCGCGGAAGATCGGCCGCGTGCGCGCCTGGATCGTCGGCATGGCGCTGTCCTCGCTGGCCTTCGTCTGGGCCTACGGCTTGGGCGCCGGCGACGTCGCTGCCTTCGCCGCCATCTGCCTGCTGTCGGGCCTTGCCCTCGGCGCCGACCTCGCCTTTCCGCCGGCGCTGCTCGCCGACCTGGCCGAGCGCGAGCGAACCGGCGTACGCGCCGGCGGCTACTTCGGCTGGTGGGGCCTGGCCACCAAACTGAATCTTGCGCTCGCCGCCGGCATCGGCCTGCCGCTGCTCGCCTGGCTCGGTTACCGCCCGAGCGAGGCCGGCGGCACGGCGGCGCTGGCCGCCGTGTATTGCCTGCTGCCGGTCGGCTTCAAGCTCGTCTCCGCCGCGCTCGCCTGGCGCTGGCGCCACACCCTGGAGGAATCGCCATGAAGACCCTGTACGCCCTCGCCTTCGCCCTCGGGCTGACCGGCTGCGCCGGCGTGCCGGTGGAGAAATACCGCGCCGAGCAGCCGCAACTCGACCTCGCCCGCTACTTCAACGGCACGCTCGACGGCTGGGGCATGTTCCAGGACCGCTCGGGCGAGGTGGTGAAGCGCTTCCACGTCGTCATCGAGGCCAGCTGGCAGGGCGACACCGGCACGCTCGATGAAAGATTCGCCTGGTCCGACGGCAGCACCTCTCGCCGCGTGTGGACCATCGTGCGCGAGGCCGGGGGACGCTACAGCGGCCGCGCCGACGACGTCATCGGCACGGCCGTCGGCGAGGCGGCCGGCAACGCCCTGCGCTGGCGCTACGTGCTGGCGCTGCCGGTGGACGGCAG
The window above is part of the Denitratisoma sp. genome. Proteins encoded here:
- a CDS encoding chalcone isomerase family protein, which encodes MRPWLLLLMLLAAPAQALPEAVRAETDWRRWGSGEMSWLGFKLYRATLWVAGEAPAEPRPPLALVLEYRRAIPGERIVRASEEEMRRLGADEAALARWGAAMRALFPDVAPGDTLTGIHLPSGGTRFYFRERLLGDIADAEFAQRFFDIWLDPRTRAPAVRSALLQGPPE
- a CDS encoding MFS transporter, with the translated sequence MNTALAPRHWLAYGALGLPLAMAALPVYVHVPRFYAESVGIDLTLLGAVLLAARLLDAGLDPLIGWWGDRRQARRGMILLALPCLALGMLALMHPPAAHALPWLAGALALTYFGYSLATIALQAWGAELGRDARERTLLTASREGFGLLGVVIAAVLPGLLAADAASGLSRLAWVFVATLAVLAGLTLLGAPRPPRLEARTQNAAPPLAALGDAAFRRLLAVYLASGIAAALPATLVLFFVADVLQAEAWGGAFLALYFVAGAAGLPAWVTLARKIGRVRAWIVGMALSSLAFVWAYGLGAGDVAAFAAICLLSGLALGADLAFPPALLADLAERERTGVRAGGYFGWWGLATKLNLALAAGIGLPLLAWLGYRPSEAGGTAALAAVYCLLPVGFKLVSAALAWRWRHTLEESP
- a CDS encoding DUF3833 domain-containing protein — encoded protein: MKTLYALAFALGLTGCAGVPVEKYRAEQPQLDLARYFNGTLDGWGMFQDRSGEVVKRFHVVIEASWQGDTGTLDERFAWSDGSTSRRVWTIVREAGGRYSGRADDVIGTAVGEAAGNALRWRYVLALPVDGRTWHVDFDDWMFLMDEQVMLNRSVMSKWGFRLGEVTLSFRKR